In one Moritella sp. 5 genomic region, the following are encoded:
- a CDS encoding serine/threonine protein kinase, translating into MTDLPVDYSLLSPDLMLDAIESTGIRVDSGLLELNSYENRVFQFLDEDRKRFVVKFYRPVRWSDEQIQEEHDFSLQLKSADIDVVAPLQFDGCSLFIYQGYRFAIFPSTGGRPIEVDNLDALESVGRNLGRVHQLANKQPFLHRPTLSIAEFVQTPKLILQQNNFVPKQLETSFFDVYDALEKEITLKYKPDSHQLIRLHGDLHAGNILWRDKVTLLDFDDCRQGPAIQDMWMMLHGDRHEQLLQLEVMLEGYEEFCSFDPKQLKLIEPLRAMRMMNYMGWIAKRWDDPAFSRHFSWFTDELYWKQQVIFLHEQIDNMQKSPLSLIPNY; encoded by the coding sequence ATGACAGACCTACCTGTTGATTACAGTTTGCTTTCCCCTGACCTTATGTTGGATGCGATAGAATCTACCGGTATCCGTGTTGATTCGGGGTTGTTGGAATTAAACAGCTATGAAAATCGTGTGTTTCAATTTCTAGATGAAGATCGTAAACGCTTTGTGGTTAAGTTTTATCGCCCTGTTCGTTGGAGTGATGAACAGATCCAAGAAGAACACGATTTTTCTCTACAGTTAAAGTCAGCTGATATCGATGTTGTTGCACCGTTACAATTTGATGGTTGTAGTCTATTTATTTATCAGGGATACCGCTTTGCTATTTTTCCAAGTACAGGTGGTCGTCCTATTGAAGTGGATAACTTAGATGCACTGGAATCGGTTGGACGTAACTTGGGTCGCGTTCATCAATTAGCTAACAAGCAACCATTCTTGCATCGACCAACATTATCGATCGCCGAGTTTGTGCAAACCCCAAAGCTGATATTGCAACAGAATAATTTTGTACCTAAGCAATTAGAAACATCATTTTTTGATGTTTATGATGCGTTGGAAAAAGAAATTACGTTGAAATATAAGCCTGATTCTCATCAGCTAATTCGCTTACATGGTGATTTGCATGCGGGAAATATATTGTGGCGTGATAAGGTCACACTATTGGATTTTGATGATTGTCGTCAAGGACCTGCGATACAAGATATGTGGATGATGTTACACGGTGATCGCCATGAACAATTATTACAATTGGAAGTGATGTTAGAAGGTTATGAAGAATTCTGTTCTTTTGATCCAAAACAGCTGAAGCTAATTGAACCACTACGTGCGATGCGTATGATGAACTACATGGGATGGATTGCTAAACGTTGGGATGATCCTGCTTTTAGTCGTCATTTTTCTTGGTTTACAGATGAACTGTATTGGAAACAGCAGGTCATATTTTTACATGAACAGATTGATAATATGCAAAAGTCGCCGTTATCTCTCATTCCTAATTACTAA
- a CDS encoding thiol:disulfide interchange protein DsbA/DsbL encodes MKKLFILITAILFLPFANATQFKEGVHYDVISEQATSKPQVAEYFSYFCPHCSKFEPIMTDVTKRLAGTDIKVEKNHVAFIGREMGIEMQKAFATAELLNVEGQMSPAIFTAIHDQKRRFSGRDDIRTVFTDAGIDGKKFDAAVNSFAVNGKVARMDKNTAKKNIRGVPALIVNGKYQINMGSIQARGEEFNVKLTELIKYLAAKTN; translated from the coding sequence ATGAAAAAATTATTTATATTGATCACAGCAATACTATTTTTACCCTTTGCGAATGCCACACAGTTTAAAGAAGGTGTGCATTATGATGTGATTTCAGAGCAGGCAACATCAAAACCACAAGTTGCTGAATACTTTTCGTATTTTTGCCCGCATTGTAGTAAATTCGAACCTATCATGACAGATGTTACAAAACGTCTTGCTGGTACCGATATTAAAGTAGAAAAAAATCACGTTGCTTTTATTGGTCGTGAAATGGGTATTGAAATGCAAAAAGCATTTGCGACTGCAGAGTTGTTGAATGTTGAAGGTCAAATGTCACCTGCTATCTTTACTGCGATTCATGATCAAAAGCGTCGTTTCTCTGGTCGTGATGATATCCGTACAGTATTTACTGACGCAGGTATCGATGGCAAGAAATTTGATGCCGCAGTGAATAGTTTTGCTGTGAATGGTAAAGTAGCACGCATGGATAAAAATACGGCTAAGAAGAATATCCGTGGTGTACCTGCATTAATCGTTAATGGTAAATACCAAATTAACATGGGCAGTATTCAAGCGCGTGGTGAAGAGTTCAACGTTAAGCTAACCGAACTGATTAAATACCTAGCAGCAAAAACGAATTAA
- a CDS encoding AMP-binding protein: protein MSTLALNLNTPLDALLHWEKHRANEVYLRQPINGTFHEFTWSQVADQTKRIAQALQSLGLAPGDKIAILAKNSAEWFINDLAIMYAGYISVPIYSTANAKTINYVLEHSEAKVLFIGKLDNYQSLEGKLPADVITISYPYETLDCQYKWNDLLEQHQPLATPAHINLEDLMSIIYTSGSTGNPKGVMITFAAFKSASKNIVSSLGFVPGDRLLSYLPLAHITERVYIEGSSIYAGEGVVSFVESLDTFVSNIQSVEPTLFISVPRLWTRFQMGVLQKMPAHKLNFLLKIPFVNGLVRAKIKRGLGLQHARMLGCGSAAVSPALLKWYERLGLNITEAWGMTENLAYGTLNHPFNSQKIGTIGKPGAGVELKISEIGEILVKGDGLMTGYYKDEAQTKESFDEEGYFKTGDKGEIDSNGYVKITGRVKDIFKTSKGKYVTPVPIECKFGENPNIEQICITGTALTQPVALVVLSPEARELGQEAMTTNLEETRQHINKSLESHSRIGHIIVLKDEWTVDNGLLTPTLKFKRHELESRFKPFYEENHQDKIVWEK from the coding sequence ATGAGCACATTAGCACTAAACTTAAACACACCTCTCGATGCCTTATTGCACTGGGAAAAGCATCGTGCCAATGAGGTATATTTACGCCAACCTATTAATGGGACATTTCACGAGTTCACATGGTCTCAAGTTGCTGACCAAACAAAACGTATTGCTCAAGCATTGCAATCACTTGGATTAGCACCGGGTGATAAAATAGCGATCCTGGCAAAAAATAGCGCCGAATGGTTTATTAACGATTTAGCAATCATGTACGCTGGTTATATAAGCGTACCAATTTATTCAACAGCAAACGCGAAAACCATCAACTATGTATTAGAGCACAGTGAAGCAAAAGTGCTGTTTATTGGTAAGTTAGATAACTATCAAAGTCTAGAAGGAAAACTGCCTGCAGACGTGATTACAATTAGTTACCCTTATGAGACACTTGATTGTCAATATAAATGGAATGATCTGCTAGAGCAACACCAGCCATTAGCAACACCAGCACACATCAACCTTGAAGACTTAATGTCAATTATTTATACCTCAGGTAGTACTGGTAATCCAAAAGGCGTAATGATCACGTTTGCTGCATTCAAATCGGCATCAAAAAATATTGTCTCTAGCTTAGGCTTTGTTCCAGGCGACAGATTACTGTCTTATTTACCACTCGCACACATTACTGAACGTGTTTATATTGAAGGTAGTAGTATTTATGCTGGTGAAGGTGTGGTTTCCTTTGTTGAGTCACTTGATACCTTCGTGAGTAATATTCAGTCTGTAGAGCCGACGCTGTTCATTTCTGTACCACGTCTATGGACTCGTTTCCAAATGGGTGTATTGCAAAAAATGCCCGCACATAAACTTAACTTCCTACTAAAAATCCCATTCGTTAATGGTTTAGTAAGAGCTAAAATTAAACGTGGTCTAGGTTTACAGCATGCACGTATGCTTGGCTGTGGTTCCGCGGCAGTATCACCAGCATTATTAAAATGGTACGAACGCCTTGGTTTAAATATTACCGAAGCATGGGGCATGACAGAAAACCTCGCTTACGGCACATTAAACCACCCGTTCAACTCACAAAAAATAGGTACCATTGGTAAACCAGGTGCGGGGGTTGAACTGAAAATCTCTGAGATTGGCGAAATTTTAGTGAAAGGTGATGGCCTCATGACTGGTTATTACAAAGATGAAGCACAGACCAAAGAATCATTCGATGAAGAAGGTTACTTCAAAACTGGTGATAAAGGTGAAATTGATAGCAATGGTTATGTGAAAATAACCGGGCGAGTAAAAGACATCTTCAAGACTTCAAAAGGTAAATACGTAACACCAGTGCCGATAGAATGTAAGTTTGGTGAGAATCCAAATATTGAGCAGATCTGTATTACCGGTACAGCCTTAACACAACCAGTTGCATTGGTGGTTCTATCACCAGAAGCGCGTGAACTAGGTCAAGAAGCGATGACAACTAACCTTGAAGAAACACGCCAGCATATTAATAAATCATTAGAATCACACTCACGCATTGGTCATATCATTGTTTTAAAAGATGAATGGACAGTGGATAATGGTTTATTAACACCAACACTTAAATTTAAGCGTCATGAACTAGAAAGTCGCTTTAAACCTTTCTACGAAGAAAACCACCAAGATAAAATTGTTTGGGAAAAGTAA
- a CDS encoding acyltransferase: MLSTFTQKVAGAIAFICYLLNTLFWLIPIVIFSLLKSMIPFKTAQKILNHLLDGCASNWVSVNGITQQLIGNPNIQVNGAEGLSLNKWYMVISNHQSWVDILVLQRVLNGKIPFLKFFLKKELIWVPFLGLAWWALDFPFMKRYSKKFLAKNPHMRGKDIETTKKACAKFKYKPVSVMNFVEGTRFTQHKHNQQASTFSHLLKPKAGGIAFALDAMNGQLDTLVNVTIYYPQGIPTFWEFISCQVQQIQVQITTQEINASYMGDYLNDKTFQTNFQQWINELWINKDLELEELKQAQLND, encoded by the coding sequence ATGTTATCGACATTCACGCAAAAGGTGGCAGGCGCCATTGCATTTATCTGTTACCTGTTAAATACCCTATTTTGGTTGATCCCTATTGTTATTTTTTCGCTGTTAAAAAGTATGATTCCGTTTAAAACTGCACAAAAAATACTGAATCATTTACTTGATGGCTGTGCTTCAAACTGGGTATCTGTGAACGGGATAACCCAACAACTAATTGGTAACCCAAATATCCAAGTAAATGGTGCAGAAGGACTATCATTAAATAAGTGGTACATGGTCATTTCAAATCACCAATCTTGGGTTGATATTCTAGTTTTGCAGCGAGTACTGAATGGTAAGATCCCGTTTCTAAAATTCTTCTTAAAAAAAGAACTTATCTGGGTACCTTTTTTAGGTCTGGCTTGGTGGGCACTCGACTTTCCATTCATGAAACGCTACAGCAAAAAGTTTTTGGCAAAGAACCCGCACATGCGTGGTAAAGACATTGAAACAACTAAAAAAGCCTGTGCAAAGTTCAAATATAAACCCGTCAGTGTCATGAATTTTGTTGAAGGGACTCGCTTTACTCAGCATAAACACAACCAACAAGCATCAACATTCAGTCATTTATTAAAACCTAAAGCAGGGGGTATCGCCTTTGCTCTCGATGCGATGAATGGCCAGCTTGATACCCTTGTCAACGTGACGATTTACTACCCGCAAGGTATTCCAACTTTTTGGGAATTTATTAGCTGTCAGGTACAACAAATCCAAGTACAAATTACCACACAAGAAATTAATGCAAGTTATATGGGCGATTATCTCAATGACAAAACCTTCCAGACTAATTTCCAGCAATGGATAAATGAATTATGGATAAATAAAGATCTGGAATTAGAAGAACTTAAGCAGGCACAGTTAAATGATTAA
- a CDS encoding YifB family Mg chelatase-like AAA ATPase, whose translation MNLAVIYSRAILGINAPLITIEVHISEGLPGFTIVGLPETSVKEAKDRVRSALMNSNFVMPAKRITVNLGPADLPKEGSRYDLPIAIAILIASQQVTTNRHQQLEFIGELSLSGKLRTCRGTIPSIIAGKKAQRSTIIPFDNGHEAALIDNATCFTAMDLQQVCTHLTDQQKLPSAQRATAETITSANQHDMQDIIGQQSAKRALEICAAGNHNLLLFGPPGTGKTMLASRLTSIQPDMTEQEALECAAIKSISGGEFVAQDWCRRPFRTPHHTSSAVALVGGGRNPRPGEITLAHNGVLFLDELPEYQRKALDSLREPLEAGQITISRANQQVDFPANFQLIGALNPSPSGYYDNNKFGSNNSQVAKYLSKLSGPFLDRFDLTIEVPALPKGSLTEQGQRGENSEQIKQRVSAAQIIQRQRSNKLNDALTSKEIEYYCPLQHQDAIFLELAIDKMGLSTRAFHKIIKVARTIADLNNCIDINKSHLLEALSYRAMDRLLQQINV comes from the coding sequence ATGAATTTAGCCGTGATCTATAGCCGTGCGATTTTAGGTATCAACGCGCCTTTAATTACCATAGAAGTACACATCAGCGAAGGACTACCAGGATTTACCATTGTCGGCCTACCAGAAACATCAGTGAAAGAAGCCAAAGATCGCGTGCGAAGCGCCTTAATGAATTCTAATTTTGTGATGCCAGCCAAACGGATCACCGTCAACTTGGGACCTGCCGACCTACCAAAAGAAGGCAGCCGTTATGACTTACCGATTGCTATCGCGATTTTAATCGCATCACAACAAGTCACGACTAATCGACATCAGCAATTAGAATTTATTGGTGAACTCTCTTTATCCGGTAAATTACGCACTTGCCGTGGCACAATCCCGAGTATAATCGCGGGTAAAAAAGCCCAACGCAGTACTATCATTCCCTTTGATAATGGCCATGAAGCAGCGCTTATCGACAATGCCACTTGTTTCACAGCTATGGATTTACAACAGGTATGTACACATTTAACGGATCAACAAAAATTACCCTCCGCACAACGAGCAACAGCCGAAACCATAACATCAGCAAACCAACACGATATGCAAGACATTATCGGCCAGCAAAGTGCCAAACGAGCCTTAGAGATCTGTGCAGCAGGTAATCATAATTTATTGCTGTTTGGTCCTCCCGGGACAGGTAAAACCATGTTGGCCAGTCGCTTAACCAGTATTCAACCTGATATGACTGAACAAGAAGCTCTCGAATGCGCAGCGATAAAATCCATTAGTGGCGGCGAGTTTGTTGCCCAAGATTGGTGCCGTCGCCCTTTTCGAACCCCGCACCATACCTCCTCGGCGGTCGCGCTAGTCGGTGGCGGTCGAAACCCGAGACCGGGAGAAATAACTCTCGCGCATAATGGCGTGTTATTTTTAGACGAACTGCCAGAATACCAGCGTAAAGCACTCGACTCTTTACGCGAACCTCTAGAAGCAGGACAAATCACAATCTCCCGGGCCAACCAACAAGTCGACTTCCCCGCTAATTTCCAATTAATAGGCGCACTAAACCCATCACCTTCAGGCTATTACGACAATAATAAATTTGGTAGCAACAATAGCCAAGTGGCAAAATATTTAAGCAAGTTATCAGGACCCTTCTTAGACCGCTTTGATCTGACAATTGAAGTCCCCGCATTACCAAAGGGCAGTTTAACGGAGCAAGGGCAGCGCGGTGAAAACAGTGAACAAATTAAACAAAGGGTAAGTGCAGCACAAATAATTCAACGACAACGCAGCAATAAATTAAACGACGCTTTGACCAGTAAAGAGATTGAATATTATTGCCCACTACAACATCAAGATGCGATATTTTTAGAACTGGCCATTGATAAAATGGGTCTATCTACGCGGGCATTTCATAAGATAATCAAGGTCGCTCGTACCATTGCAGATTTAAATAATTGTATAGATATCAATAAATCCCACCTACTTGAAGCACTCTCCTATCGAGCCATGGACCGCTTATTACAACAAATAAATGTTTAA
- the ilvG gene encoding acetolactate synthase 2 catalytic subunit, with protein MKATEFIVNALRKQGVTQVFGYPGGAIMPLYDALYDGGVAHLLARHEQGAIMAALGYARAGARVGVCIATSGPGATNLVTGLAEAMADSIPVVAFTGQVPSALIGVDTFQEVDILGMTLSCTKHSFLVEDQNDLDRIIAEAFTIATTGRPGPVLIDIPKDIQLAEMACETVSELPVLPPLDGLVDEEVIAARALLHAAKKPVLYVGGGVGMANAVTELRELAAALDIPMVSTLKGIGSADPEHPYYLGMLGMHGLKAANLAVQESDLLIAVGARFDDRVTGKLDEFAPNAKVIHLDIDACEHNKLRVANVAITTDLKLILPALKMTLDIAPWRLHTLEMKVDTAFRYDHPGIAIYAPLLLKQLSASLPEDHLVACDVGQHQMWTAQHMTFTQPENLLSSAGFGTMGFGLPAAVGAALARPDAMPVVVTGDGSIMMNIQELATINRAKLPVKIVLIDNQRLGMVRQWQTLFFDGRLSQTILDDNPDFVALAAACGIPGETVVVKEQVQPAMDRMLASDGAYFLHVQISEQENVWPLVPPGVNNGDMLEQYDEC; from the coding sequence ATGAAAGCAACTGAATTTATTGTAAATGCTTTACGTAAACAGGGGGTAACCCAAGTATTTGGTTATCCTGGCGGTGCGATCATGCCATTGTATGATGCGTTATATGATGGTGGTGTAGCGCATTTATTAGCACGACATGAACAAGGCGCAATTATGGCTGCGTTGGGTTATGCGCGTGCTGGTGCTAGAGTCGGAGTCTGTATTGCGACTTCAGGTCCAGGTGCTACTAACTTAGTGACAGGCTTAGCGGAAGCAATGGCTGATTCGATCCCTGTTGTTGCGTTCACAGGGCAAGTGCCGAGCGCCTTGATTGGCGTGGATACGTTCCAAGAAGTGGATATTCTTGGTATGACGTTATCATGTACCAAACACAGTTTTTTGGTTGAAGATCAAAATGACTTAGATCGAATTATTGCTGAAGCATTCACGATTGCGACAACTGGCCGTCCTGGTCCAGTATTAATTGATATTCCTAAAGATATTCAGCTGGCAGAAATGGCGTGTGAGACGGTATCTGAATTACCTGTGTTACCTCCGTTAGATGGCCTGGTTGATGAAGAGGTTATTGCGGCTCGTGCATTATTACATGCGGCTAAAAAACCAGTATTGTATGTCGGTGGTGGTGTCGGCATGGCGAATGCGGTAACTGAATTACGTGAATTAGCGGCAGCATTAGATATTCCGATGGTCAGTACATTAAAAGGCATAGGCAGCGCCGATCCTGAACATCCTTATTATTTGGGTATGTTAGGGATGCATGGCCTAAAAGCGGCTAACTTAGCAGTACAAGAAAGTGATCTGTTGATTGCGGTCGGAGCGCGTTTTGATGATCGAGTGACTGGTAAACTTGATGAGTTTGCCCCAAATGCTAAAGTTATCCACCTTGATATTGATGCGTGTGAACACAATAAGTTACGGGTAGCAAACGTTGCCATCACAACTGATTTAAAACTCATTCTACCGGCGTTAAAAATGACCTTGGATATTGCACCTTGGCGATTACATACCTTAGAAATGAAAGTCGACACCGCTTTTCGTTATGATCATCCCGGCATTGCTATCTATGCCCCTTTGTTATTGAAACAATTGTCTGCCAGTTTACCTGAAGACCATCTTGTTGCGTGCGATGTTGGTCAGCACCAGATGTGGACTGCGCAACATATGACATTTACTCAACCTGAAAATTTATTATCCAGTGCTGGTTTTGGCACCATGGGGTTTGGATTACCGGCGGCCGTTGGTGCGGCACTAGCGCGTCCTGATGCGATGCCGGTTGTGGTCACGGGTGATGGTTCTATTATGATGAATATCCAAGAGTTAGCGACGATCAACCGGGCTAAATTACCAGTGAAAATTGTATTAATCGATAATCAACGTCTTGGTATGGTGCGTCAATGGCAAACTCTGTTTTTTGATGGCCGTTTATCGCAAACTATTCTCGATGATAACCCTGATTTTGTGGCGTTAGCAGCGGCATGTGGTATTCCAGGCGAAACTGTGGTGGTTAAAGAACAAGTGCAACCAGCGATGGATCGTATGCTGGCCAGTGATGGTGCGTATTTCTTGCATGTACAAATATCAGAGCAAGAAAATGTCTGGCCATTAGTGCCACCTGGGGTTAATAACGGTGATATGTTGGAGCAATATGATGAGTGCTAA
- the ilvM gene encoding acetolactate synthase 2 small subunit produces MMSAKKVHEVVIEATNTLEILERILRVIRHRGFRISSMNSVQMNDCNSIKITVTVSGERGIDLLYKQLEKLFDVSKVSVQHITTI; encoded by the coding sequence ATGATGAGTGCTAAAAAAGTACATGAAGTGGTGATTGAAGCCACCAACACACTCGAAATTTTAGAGCGAATATTACGTGTTATTCGTCATCGAGGCTTTCGCATTAGTAGCATGAATTCGGTACAAATGAATGATTGCAATAGCATAAAGATTACGGTTACAGTATCTGGTGAGCGCGGTATTGATCTACTCTATAAACAGTTAGAAAAATTGTTTGATGTGAGTAAAGTAAGCGTTCAGCACATCACTACAATATAG
- a CDS encoding branched-chain amino acid transaminase: MANTEQQVWFNGKMVPESQAKVSIFTHALHYGSSVFEGIRAYDTPKGPAIFRLKEHVQRLFDSAKIYGWSIPYSKQEIEQACKDAVLANGLTNAYLRPLAYIGNVGLGLTPKSTVCDALVAAMNWGAYLGDESLEQGVDVCVTSWNRLAPNTIPTGAKAGGNYLSSQLISSEAKRHGYAEGIALDVNGTISEGAGENLFFVKNGVIHTPPTTACILPGLTRNTLMVLARDFGYEVREEPIAREAMYLADEMFMCGTAAEVVPVRSVDRIDIGTGKRGPITERLQTAYFALIKGQSEDKWGWLDYVTDPS; the protein is encoded by the coding sequence ATGGCGAATACTGAACAGCAAGTTTGGTTTAATGGAAAGATGGTACCAGAATCTCAGGCCAAAGTGAGTATATTTACGCATGCATTGCATTATGGCTCCTCGGTATTTGAAGGTATTCGAGCATATGATACGCCGAAAGGTCCCGCTATTTTCCGTTTGAAAGAACACGTTCAACGTCTATTTGATTCAGCCAAAATTTACGGCTGGAGCATTCCTTATTCAAAGCAAGAAATAGAACAAGCCTGTAAAGATGCGGTATTAGCCAATGGCCTTACCAATGCTTACTTACGTCCACTGGCTTATATTGGTAATGTTGGACTGGGTTTAACACCAAAATCAACCGTTTGTGATGCGCTTGTTGCAGCAATGAACTGGGGCGCTTACTTGGGCGACGAAAGCTTAGAGCAAGGCGTTGATGTTTGTGTTACCTCTTGGAATCGTTTAGCACCTAATACCATCCCAACTGGCGCAAAGGCCGGTGGTAACTATTTATCATCACAACTGATCTCATCTGAAGCGAAACGTCATGGTTACGCAGAAGGTATAGCATTGGATGTGAATGGCACTATTTCTGAAGGTGCGGGTGAGAACTTGTTCTTCGTGAAAAATGGTGTGATCCATACTCCGCCGACAACGGCATGTATCTTACCGGGTTTAACCCGTAATACCTTGATGGTACTGGCGCGCGACTTTGGTTATGAAGTGCGTGAAGAACCGATTGCTCGTGAAGCCATGTACTTAGCAGATGAAATGTTCATGTGCGGAACGGCTGCTGAAGTGGTTCCAGTACGTTCCGTTGATCGTATTGACATTGGCACGGGTAAACGTGGCCCAATTACAGAGCGACTACAGACAGCTTATTTTGCTTTGATTAAAGGTCAGAGTGAAGATAAGTGGGGCTGGTTGGATTATGTGACGGATCCAAGCTAA
- the ilvD gene encoding dihydroxy-acid dehydratase: MPKLRSATSTEGRNMAGARALWRATGTREEDFGKPIIAIANSFTQFVPGHVHLKDMGQLVAGEILKAGGIAKEFNTIAIDDGIAMGHDGMLYSLPSRDLIADSVEYMVNAHCADALVCISNCDKITPGMLMAALRLNIPVIFISGGPMEAGKTKLSDQIIKLDLVDAMVMGADKNVSDEDVEKVERSACPTCGSCSGMFTANSMNCLTEALGLSQPGNGSLVATHADREELFLNAGRRIVDLCKRYYQQNDESVLPRNIANRDAFENAMTLDIAMGGSTNTVLHLIAAAIEGEVDYSLADMDALSRKVPQLCKVAPSTPLYHMEDVHRAGGVMAILGELNRAGLLHTDNMTVMGMTMADQLAKFDIVTTESEDVKKMYSAGPAGIRTTKAFSQDCRWDSLDDDRANGCIRSIENAYSQEGGLAILTGNIAIDGAVVKTAGVADDNLLFRGTARVFESQDSAVSAILASEIKAGDVVVIRYEGPKGGPGMQEMLYPTSYLKSMGLGKACALITDGRFSGGTSGLSIGHASPEAASGGLIGLVEDGDIIDINIPERSMNLVVADDVLAARRTEMESRGELAWKPVEIRARKVTQALRIYGHFATSADKGAVRDRNLI; encoded by the coding sequence ATGCCTAAACTGCGTTCTGCAACATCTACCGAAGGCCGTAATATGGCTGGTGCTCGCGCCTTGTGGCGTGCAACCGGTACCCGAGAAGAAGATTTCGGCAAACCAATTATTGCTATTGCTAATTCATTTACCCAGTTTGTTCCTGGGCACGTCCATTTAAAAGATATGGGGCAATTAGTCGCAGGCGAAATTTTGAAAGCTGGCGGTATCGCTAAAGAATTTAATACCATTGCGATTGATGATGGTATTGCTATGGGTCACGACGGCATGCTGTATAGCTTACCTTCACGTGATCTGATTGCAGACTCTGTTGAATATATGGTTAATGCTCATTGTGCGGATGCACTTGTGTGTATTTCTAACTGCGACAAGATCACCCCCGGTATGTTAATGGCGGCATTGCGTCTTAATATTCCGGTTATCTTCATTTCCGGTGGTCCGATGGAAGCCGGTAAAACTAAATTATCAGATCAGATCATTAAGTTAGACTTAGTGGATGCCATGGTTATGGGCGCAGATAAAAATGTGTCAGATGAAGATGTTGAAAAAGTAGAGCGTAGCGCATGTCCAACGTGTGGTTCATGTTCGGGTATGTTTACTGCTAACTCAATGAACTGCTTAACTGAAGCATTAGGGCTATCACAACCGGGTAATGGTTCATTAGTAGCAACCCACGCCGATCGTGAAGAATTGTTTTTAAATGCAGGCCGTCGTATTGTTGACCTGTGTAAACGTTATTATCAGCAAAATGATGAATCAGTATTACCGCGTAATATTGCTAATCGTGACGCATTTGAAAATGCCATGACGCTAGATATCGCCATGGGAGGGTCAACCAATACAGTATTGCATTTAATTGCCGCTGCAATTGAAGGCGAAGTCGATTATAGCTTAGCGGATATGGATGCATTATCACGTAAAGTACCGCAGTTATGTAAAGTAGCTCCGTCAACGCCGCTCTATCATATGGAAGATGTGCATCGCGCCGGTGGCGTAATGGCTATCTTGGGTGAGTTGAACCGTGCCGGTTTATTGCATACAGACAACATGACTGTCATGGGCATGACCATGGCTGATCAGTTAGCTAAATTTGATATTGTGACGACTGAATCTGAAGATGTGAAAAAAATGTATTCGGCTGGACCAGCAGGTATTCGTACTACTAAGGCCTTTAGCCAAGATTGTCGTTGGGATTCACTCGATGATGATCGTGCTAACGGTTGTATCCGTTCAATCGAAAACGCCTACAGTCAAGAAGGTGGTCTTGCGATATTAACGGGTAACATTGCCATTGATGGCGCGGTGGTTAAAACCGCAGGTGTCGCGGATGATAATTTATTATTCCGAGGTACTGCACGGGTATTTGAAAGCCAAGATTCTGCGGTAAGTGCTATTTTAGCCAGTGAAATCAAAGCCGGTGACGTGGTTGTTATTCGTTATGAAGGACCGAAAGGTGGTCCAGGTATGCAAGAAATGCTATATCCAACCAGTTATCTGAAATCGATGGGACTTGGTAAAGCGTGTGCGCTTATTACTGATGGTCGTTTTTCGGGCGGTACGTCGGGCTTGTCTATTGGTCATGCTTCACCTGAAGCGGCAAGTGGCGGCTTGATCGGTCTGGTTGAAGATGGCGATATTATTGATATTAATATTCCAGAACGCTCGATGAATCTTGTGGTTGCTGATGATGTACTTGCTGCGCGTCGCACTGAAATGGAAAGCCGCGGTGAATTAGCATGGAAACCTGTTGAGATACGAGCACGAAAAGTAACACAAGCATTACGTATCTATGGTCACTTCGCGACAAGTGCAGATAAAGGTGCTGTACGCGATAGAAATCTGATTTAA